The nucleotide window CCGCACCAACGCCCCCCTCGCTGGCTTGACCCCACCCCCGCTTTTCCTCCCGGACCGAAGCCTGATTCCCGCAAGCTAGAAGAAGGCTGACCCCCGCCCTGTCCCCGCAGGCCGCGCGGCCCCAGGCGCGCTGGGCCCTGGCCGGGCCGGCCGCAGACGGCGGAAGTCACGCACGGCGTTCACCGCGCAGCAGGTGCTGGAGCTGGAGCGGCGCTTTGTCTTCCAGAAGTACCTGGCACCGTCCGAGCGAGACGGGCTGGCGGCGAGGCTCGGCTTGGCTAACGCGCAGGTCGTCACGTGGTTCCAGAACCGGCGAGCCAAGCTCAAGCGCGACGTGGAGGAGATGCGCGCCGACCTGGCCTCGCTGCGCTCGCTGTCCCCCGAAATCCAGTGCCGCCTCGCGCTGCCTGACGGCGCCCCAGGCCTCTGCCCGGGCCCCGCCCGGCCTGACTCTGGGCCCCGATTGTCAGACGAGGAGATACAGGTGGAAGATTGAAGGCAAAGCTACCTCTAGGGCTCTGGGGCCCTGGACTCCGCGCCTCCGCGTCCTGTCTGGGTTCCGGGGTAAAGGGAGG belongs to Pseudorca crassidens isolate mPseCra1 chromosome 14, mPseCra1.hap1, whole genome shotgun sequence and includes:
- the LBX2 gene encoding transcription factor LBX2, whose translation is MSSGSEPRTPRTPFSIADILGPHMVPRGPSASQLPESNQGPTSPLCALEELTSKTFRVLDGHAPQPSEGRAAPGALGPGRAGRRRRKSRTAFTAQQVLELERRFVFQKYLAPSERDGLAARLGLANAQVVTWFQNRRAKLKRDVEEMRADLASLRSLSPEIQCRLALPDGAPGLCPGPARPDSGPRLSDEEIQVED